A region from the Corallococcus caeni genome encodes:
- a CDS encoding VWA domain-containing protein, translating to MKLHTCAHLLSLSALLALGCHSPVDDAGSTVPDACEATPPVLAPQKTDILFVIDNSGSMQEEQQGIATELPAFLAALKEGSGVTQDFRVGVITTSVYQRLLLANGSDTIRSFPDQEGRLQPVKDEAGVPTAERFIEGTDPLLLDKFQRLVNQGTSGSGQETPFEAVRLAVASPLATRPMSEGGNAGFLRDGARLLVVVVSDEEDCSSTQRPPPVTLGQDTSVDSCTVQGDKLTPVAEYYQAFQGLHDGTGASREVLWATIGPVALTDKRAELTTELVGSTTYVRNVDCPTSYGPGYRQSAMAKAFDATRANLDSICKPSYQQTLLDIAALATVAQSVDVVNLPDPRLAVVYVTRADGSVQTCTAANGDFRYEPSGEDRSARLFFLGPCLRRVGDTKVEVKVLCAG from the coding sequence GTGAAGCTCCACACCTGCGCCCACCTGCTGTCGCTGTCCGCGCTCCTGGCGCTCGGATGCCACTCTCCCGTGGACGACGCGGGATCCACGGTGCCCGACGCCTGCGAGGCCACGCCGCCGGTGCTGGCGCCCCAGAAGACGGACATCCTCTTCGTCATCGACAACTCCGGCTCCATGCAGGAGGAGCAGCAGGGCATCGCGACGGAGCTGCCCGCCTTCCTGGCCGCGCTCAAGGAGGGCAGCGGGGTGACGCAGGACTTCCGCGTGGGGGTCATCACCACCTCCGTGTACCAGCGCCTGCTCCTGGCGAACGGCTCGGACACCATCCGCTCCTTCCCGGATCAGGAAGGCCGCCTGCAGCCGGTGAAGGACGAAGCGGGCGTGCCCACCGCCGAGCGCTTCATCGAGGGCACGGATCCGCTGCTCCTGGACAAGTTCCAGCGCCTGGTGAACCAGGGCACGTCCGGCAGCGGGCAGGAGACGCCCTTCGAGGCGGTGCGGCTGGCGGTCGCCTCGCCCCTGGCCACCCGGCCGATGTCGGAGGGCGGCAACGCGGGCTTCCTCCGGGACGGCGCCCGCCTGCTGGTGGTGGTGGTGTCCGACGAGGAGGACTGCAGCTCCACGCAGCGGCCGCCGCCGGTGACGCTGGGGCAGGACACCTCCGTGGACTCCTGCACCGTGCAGGGGGACAAGCTGACCCCGGTGGCGGAGTACTACCAGGCCTTCCAGGGGCTGCATGACGGCACGGGCGCGTCGCGCGAGGTGCTGTGGGCCACCATCGGGCCGGTGGCGCTGACGGACAAGCGCGCGGAGCTGACGACGGAGCTGGTGGGGAGCACGACCTACGTGCGCAACGTCGACTGCCCGACGTCCTACGGGCCCGGCTACCGGCAGAGCGCCATGGCGAAGGCGTTCGACGCGACCCGGGCGAACCTGGATTCCATCTGCAAGCCGAGCTACCAGCAGACGCTGCTGGACATCGCGGCCCTGGCCACGGTGGCGCAGAGCGTGGACGTGGTGAACCTGCCGGATCCGCGGCTCGCGGTGGTGTACGTCACGCGCGCGGACGGCTCCGTGCAGACGTGCACGGCGGCCAACGGCGACTTCCGCTACGAGCCCTCCGGCGAAGACCGCTCCGCGCGCCTCTTCTTCCTGGGCCCGTGCCTGCGGCGCGTGGGCGACACGAAGGTGGAGGTGAAGGTGCTGTGCGCCGGGTAG
- the lon gene encoding endopeptidase La, with product MSDEKKKGTAASAMPTAMAPPGLINKEDIPQVLPILPLRNSVFFPGGVLPLAVGRQKTIALIKDAVRDDQVIGVVTQRRAEEEDPGASDLYTMGTVARIVKLLKMGEDNYSLVVQGLARFRVMELVQEAPYLKARVDAVEDKTSSENVEVEALGINLKKLAREVIELMPELPAAATELVESITHPGHLADLIAANVDVPIEEKQAVLETVDLKARMKLVLELLNRKREILKLSNKIDSAVKGEMSKTQREYYLRQQLKAIKEELGEMGEEEEELDELQERLKKAALPPEVEKVAQKELNRLKTIPAASSEYTVARTYLDWIADLPWSKISEDNLDIENARQQLDKDHFGIKKVKKRILEYLAVRKLKNDMRGPILCLVGPPGVGKTSLGQSVAKATGRKFVRLSLGGVRDEAEIRGHRRTYVGALPGRFIQSMKKAGTKNPVMMLDEIDKLGADFRGDPSAALLEVLDPEQNSTFSDHYLDVAFDLSKVMFVATANQLDPIPGPLRDRMEIIELTGYTFEEKQAIARIHLVPKQLKEHGLNGDHIEIQDEALLILTTSYTREAGVRNLERRIADICRAVAVEVAGGKLEKQTIGAERVKEILGPETFYSEVAERTEVPGVATGLAWTAAGGDLLFIEATKMAGKGGMTLTGQLGDVMKESATAALSYLRSKAESLGINPNFLEKTDIHLHFPAGSIPKDGPSAGVTILTALTSLLTGIRVRHDTAMTGEATLRGLVLPVGGIKEKVLAAHRAGIKRVILPERCRKDLIDVPDQAKNELEFIFATHMDDVLKAAMETSPFKEGVVPATTTDTPPAEVRA from the coding sequence ATGTCTGACGAGAAGAAGAAGGGCACCGCGGCCAGCGCCATGCCCACCGCGATGGCTCCTCCGGGGCTCATCAACAAGGAAGACATCCCGCAGGTGCTGCCCATCCTGCCGCTGCGCAACAGTGTCTTCTTCCCCGGCGGTGTGCTGCCCCTGGCCGTCGGCCGCCAGAAGACCATCGCGCTGATCAAGGACGCCGTCCGTGACGACCAGGTCATCGGCGTCGTGACGCAGCGCCGCGCCGAGGAAGAGGATCCGGGCGCGTCCGACCTGTACACGATGGGCACCGTCGCCCGCATCGTGAAACTCCTGAAGATGGGCGAGGACAACTACTCGCTCGTGGTCCAGGGCCTCGCGCGCTTCCGCGTGATGGAGCTGGTGCAGGAAGCCCCCTACCTGAAGGCCCGCGTCGACGCCGTGGAGGACAAGACCTCCAGCGAGAACGTCGAGGTGGAGGCCCTGGGCATCAACCTGAAGAAGCTGGCGCGCGAGGTCATCGAGCTGATGCCCGAGCTGCCGGCCGCCGCCACGGAGCTGGTGGAGAGCATCACGCACCCGGGCCACCTGGCGGACCTCATCGCCGCCAACGTGGACGTGCCCATCGAGGAGAAGCAGGCCGTGCTGGAGACGGTCGACCTCAAGGCGCGCATGAAGCTCGTCCTGGAGCTGCTCAACCGCAAGCGCGAGATCCTCAAGCTCTCCAACAAGATCGACTCCGCCGTGAAGGGCGAGATGTCGAAGACCCAGCGCGAGTACTACCTGCGCCAGCAGCTCAAGGCGATCAAGGAAGAGCTCGGCGAGATGGGCGAGGAAGAGGAAGAGCTGGACGAGCTCCAGGAGCGCCTGAAGAAGGCCGCCCTGCCCCCTGAGGTGGAGAAGGTCGCCCAGAAGGAGCTCAACCGCCTGAAGACGATCCCGGCGGCCTCCAGCGAGTACACCGTCGCGCGCACGTACCTGGATTGGATCGCGGACCTGCCGTGGTCGAAGATCAGCGAGGACAACCTCGACATCGAGAACGCGCGCCAGCAGCTGGACAAGGATCACTTCGGCATCAAGAAGGTGAAGAAGCGCATCCTGGAGTACCTGGCCGTCCGCAAGCTGAAGAACGACATGCGCGGGCCCATCCTGTGCCTCGTCGGTCCCCCGGGCGTCGGCAAGACGTCGCTGGGCCAGAGCGTGGCCAAGGCCACCGGCCGCAAGTTCGTGCGCCTGTCCCTGGGCGGCGTGCGTGACGAGGCCGAAATCCGTGGCCACCGCCGCACGTACGTGGGCGCGCTGCCGGGCCGCTTCATCCAGAGCATGAAGAAGGCCGGGACGAAGAACCCGGTCATGATGCTGGACGAAATCGACAAGCTGGGCGCGGACTTCCGCGGCGACCCGAGCGCGGCGCTGCTGGAGGTGCTGGACCCGGAGCAGAACAGCACGTTCAGCGACCACTACCTGGACGTGGCGTTCGACCTGTCGAAGGTCATGTTCGTCGCCACGGCGAACCAGCTGGATCCCATCCCCGGGCCGCTCCGTGACCGCATGGAGATCATCGAGCTGACGGGCTACACGTTCGAGGAGAAGCAGGCCATCGCCCGCATCCACCTCGTGCCCAAGCAGCTCAAGGAGCACGGCCTCAACGGGGACCACATCGAGATCCAGGACGAGGCGCTGCTCATCCTCACGACGTCGTACACGCGTGAGGCCGGCGTGCGTAACCTGGAGCGCCGCATCGCGGACATCTGCCGCGCGGTGGCGGTGGAGGTGGCCGGCGGCAAGCTGGAGAAGCAGACCATCGGCGCGGAGCGCGTGAAGGAGATCCTCGGGCCCGAGACGTTCTACTCGGAGGTCGCGGAGCGCACGGAGGTTCCCGGTGTGGCGACGGGCCTCGCGTGGACCGCGGCGGGCGGCGACCTGCTCTTCATCGAAGCGACCAAGATGGCGGGCAAGGGCGGCATGACGCTCACCGGCCAGCTGGGCGACGTGATGAAGGAGTCGGCCACCGCGGCGCTGAGCTACCTGCGCAGCAAGGCGGAGTCGCTCGGCATCAACCCGAACTTCCTCGAGAAGACGGACATCCACCTGCACTTCCCCGCGGGCTCCATCCCCAAGGATGGTCCTTCGGCCGGCGTCACCATCCTGACCGCGCTCACCAGCCTGCTGACGGGCATCCGGGTGCGGCACGACACGGCGATGACGGGCGAGGCCACGCTGCGCGGCCTGGTGCTGCCGGTGGGCGGCATCAAGGAGAAGGTCCTGGCGGCGCACCGCGCGGGCATCAAGCGCGTCATCCTGCCGGAGCGTTGCCGCAAGGACCTCATCGACGTGCCGGATCAGGCGAAGAACGAGCTGGAGTTCATCTTCGCCACGCACATGGACGACGTGCTCAA